The nucleotide sequence TCCGCCGATTTTCAGTTCGTGGAAAATCGAAGGTTACTAACGAAATAGGCTTGGCATTAATGGCCACAAATTTAAGGAAATATGCGGTAAGAGGATAATGCCTCTCCGAATATTTTCTTTATAAAGCGCAAAAAGAGAAATTGCATTGTGCAATTTCTCTTTTTGCGTGAACTGAAACTAATTCTGTCCCAGCCTCTTTTGTTTTATGGAAACGAAAACCCCCTGCTATGCGGGGGGTTCTAAAAAGCTTTTAGCTATGGACAAAAAAAATACTCCAGTCGTACAATAAAATCAGGTCTGGTCAACCGATTACGTACGAAAGGAGCTCCAATATTGGATAATAAAAGTTTAGCACATACAACATGGAATTGTAAGTATCACATCGTGTTTGCGCCAAAATACAGAAGAAGAATGATCTATGGGAAAATAAAAGCAGATATCGGTAAAATATTACGTCAACTGTGTGAAAGAAAAGGCGTAGAGGTTATTGAAGCTACAGCGTGTCCCGATCATATACATATGTTAGTGAGTATTCCACCGAAGCTTAGTGTATCTGCGTTTGTGGGTTATCTTAAAGGGAAAAGCAGTTTGATGA is from Solibacillus isronensis and encodes:
- the tnpA gene encoding IS200/IS605 family transposase, translating into MDNKSLAHTTWNCKYHIVFAPKYRRRMIYGKIKADIGKILRQLCERKGVEVIEATACPDHIHMLVSIPPKLSVSAFVGYLKGKSSLMIFDRHANLKYKYGNRKFWCRGYYVDTVGRNRKVIQEYIKNQLQEDLLEDQMTMKEFIDPFTGEELNRRKK